DNA sequence from the Deltaproteobacteria bacterium genome:
TCCCCGTGGTCCCGTACGGCATGCCCGTCGGCGCCCTCGAGCTCACCGAGTCGCTCGAGAAGGTCTACGGGTACGTCCGCACGACGATCTGGACCACGCTGCTCACCACGCTCATCGTGGCGGCCGTCTGCGGCCTCATGGCCTGGGGTCTCGGGCTCTGGCTCGTCGGGCGCCCGATGAACGCGCTCATCGGCAAGGCCCGTCGCGTCGGCGCCGGCGACCTCTCGGGCCCGCTCGAGCTCCGCCAGCGCGACGAGCTGGCCGAGCTGGCCGGCGAGATGAACGCCATGTGCGACCAGCTCGCCGGAGCGCAGGAGCGCCTCGCCGATGAGACCGCCTCGCGCATCGTGGCCCTCGACCAGCTCCGCCACGCCGACCGGCTGAACGCGGTGGGCAAGCTCGCCTCCGGCATCGCCCACGAGCTCGGCACGCCGCTCAACGTCGTCGCCGGCCGCGCGAAGATGATCGCCACGAAGGAGGTCGTCGGGGACGAGGCGCTCGACAACGCGAAGATCATCGTCGAGCAGTCCGAACGCATGGCCGGCATCATCCGCCAGCTCCTCGACTTCGCCCGGCGCCGCGGGCCCCAGCGCGTCCTCGAGGACCTGCGTCCCGTCGTGGACCAGACCCTCTCGCTCGTGACCCCGCTCGCGCAGAAGCAGCGCGTGGAGCTCGAGGTGAAGTGCCACGGCACCGCCACCGTCGTGAAGGCCGACCTCGGCCAGCTCCAGCAGGCCCTCACGAACCTGGTCGTGAACGGCATCCAGGCCATGCCGCAGGGGGGAAAGCTCTCGGTGGACGTGCAGAGCGCGCGCGTCCGCCCCCCCGACAGCCTCGGCGGCCCAGACCGCGACTGCGTCTGCGTCTCCGTGCGCGACGAGGGAGCCGGCATCCCGCCCAACGTGCTGCAGCACATCTTCGACCCCTTCTTCACCACCAAGGGGGTCGGGCAGGGGACCGGGCTCGGCCTCTCGGTCTCCGAGGGGATCATCCGCGAGCACGGCGGCTGGATCGGCGTGGAGAGCGAAATGGGCAAGGGGAGCTGCTTCACCATCTACCTTCCTGCCGGAGATCACGCATGACGGCCCACCCGCGAGTCCTCATCGTCGACGACGAACGCGCCATGTGCGACCTGCTCGCCTCCGGCCTCTCGCGTCGCGGCTTCGCCGCCACCGCCTGCTCCGGCGCCGACGAGGGCTTCGCGACCCTCGAGCAGTCCGAGTTCGACGTCGTGCTCACGGACCTCAACCTGCGCGGCGGCACGAGCGGCATCGAGCTCTGCGAGCGCATCGTCGCGAACCGGCCCGACGTGCCCGTGGTGGTGCTCACCGCCTTCGGCAGCCTCGAGACCGCGGTGGCCGCGATTCGCGCCGGGGCCTACGACTTCATCACCAAGCCGGTCGAGATCGACGCCCTGGTGATCACGCTCCAGCGCGCGGTGCAGCACCGTTCGCTCCGCGCGGAGGTGAAGCGGCTGCGCAAGGTCGTGGACCAGTCCCAGAGCTTCGAACGGATCCTGG
Encoded proteins:
- a CDS encoding HAMP domain-containing protein, with amino-acid sequence MKLARKLTLALVLGMCAVLAVHSYLRVQREVDYFQEDMKRDHLAIGHAFGAAVAEAWRNSGEDRALEIVEYAGKQEIRVKVRWVRLDAPAGDPQQPALPRAQVQRLSRGMDLQLVQDTSPDPSMLYTYIPVVPYGMPVGALELTESLEKVYGYVRTTIWTTLLTTLIVAAVCGLMAWGLGLWLVGRPMNALIGKARRVGAGDLSGPLELRQRDELAELAGEMNAMCDQLAGAQERLADETASRIVALDQLRHADRLNAVGKLASGIAHELGTPLNVVAGRAKMIATKEVVGDEALDNAKIIVEQSERMAGIIRQLLDFARRRGPQRVLEDLRPVVDQTLSLVTPLAQKQRVELEVKCHGTATVVKADLGQLQQALTNLVVNGIQAMPQGGKLSVDVQSARVRPPDSLGGPDRDCVCVSVRDEGAGIPPNVLQHIFDPFFTTKGVGQGTGLGLSVSEGIIREHGGWIGVESEMGKGSCFTIYLPAGDHA